The Sulfitobacter donghicola DSW-25 = KCTC 12864 = JCM 14565 genome has a segment encoding these proteins:
- a CDS encoding FAD-dependent monooxygenase translates to MSFDTDIVIVGGGLSGPTLALALAASGLNVTVIDAQKAQLRTADDFDGRSYALALTSVRLLEGIGLWQAVAEHAQPMLEIKVTDGRAGEGPSPFFMHFDHAEIEEGPMGHMIEDRYLRRALMEAMANDDRVQVMNGETVVGQTPDTTGVTLTLASGKQIRARLCVAADGRSSGTAARAGIKRTGWGYGQTALVCAVNHELPHDGIAHQFFMPPGPLAILPLTGNRSSIVWSETTDNAARIHGLPDAEYLDVLRPRFGDFLGDISLAGARYTYPLSLSLTHDMISDRIALLGDSAHGVHPIAGQGLNAGFRDIAALCEVIVDAQRRGEDFGASVALGRYQEWRRFDNVSLALATDSFNRMFSNDNAFIRLARDIGMGVINSLPGLRRTFIREAAGLNGDLPRLMRGLPL, encoded by the coding sequence ATGAGTTTTGATACAGATATCGTGATCGTCGGAGGGGGGCTTAGCGGCCCTACCCTTGCCCTTGCTTTGGCTGCCAGCGGCCTGAACGTTACCGTGATTGACGCCCAAAAGGCGCAACTACGCACCGCTGACGATTTTGATGGGCGTTCATATGCTTTGGCGCTCACCTCGGTTCGGCTTCTCGAAGGGATCGGCCTTTGGCAGGCTGTCGCTGAGCATGCGCAGCCCATGTTAGAGATCAAAGTCACCGACGGGCGCGCAGGCGAGGGGCCGTCGCCTTTCTTCATGCATTTTGACCACGCCGAAATCGAAGAAGGCCCGATGGGCCATATGATCGAAGACCGCTACCTGCGCCGCGCCTTGATGGAGGCGATGGCCAACGATGACCGCGTGCAGGTGATGAACGGTGAAACGGTTGTGGGTCAAACACCAGATACAACGGGCGTGACGCTGACCCTCGCGTCAGGCAAACAAATCCGTGCGCGTCTATGTGTTGCGGCGGATGGTCGATCATCAGGCACCGCCGCCCGCGCGGGTATCAAAAGGACGGGTTGGGGATATGGCCAAACCGCACTGGTTTGCGCGGTTAATCACGAGCTGCCTCACGATGGGATTGCGCATCAGTTCTTTATGCCCCCCGGACCTTTGGCGATCTTACCCCTTACTGGAAACCGCAGTTCGATCGTTTGGTCGGAAACAACCGATAACGCGGCGCGGATACACGGCCTGCCCGATGCAGAATACCTAGATGTTCTGCGCCCCCGCTTTGGCGATTTCTTGGGCGATATTTCCCTTGCCGGAGCACGCTATACCTACCCGCTCAGCCTGTCTTTGACTCATGACATGATATCAGACCGGATTGCCCTGTTGGGCGATAGCGCCCATGGCGTGCACCCGATTGCGGGACAAGGTCTGAACGCTGGTTTCCGCGATATCGCGGCCCTATGCGAAGTCATCGTAGACGCGCAACGGCGCGGTGAAGACTTTGGCGCAAGCGTCGCCTTGGGGCGGTACCAAGAATGGCGGCGTTTTGACAACGTATCCCTCGCCCTTGCGACAGATAGCTTTAACCGCATGTTTTCAAATGATAATGCGTTTATTCGGCTTGCCCGTGATATCGGCATGGGAGTTATCAACTCGCTCCCCGGTTTGCGCCGCACCTTCATTCGCGAGGCCGCTGGCCTGAACGGAGACCTGCCACGTTTGATGCGCGGCCTCCCGTTATAA
- a CDS encoding response regulator transcription factor yields the protein MAQLKKILLVDDDDDLREALSEQLIMTEDFDVFEAANGAEAMTRAKEMIYDLLILDVGLPDTDGRELCRLLRKQGIKSPIMMLTGHDGDADTILGLDAGANDYVSKPFKFPVLLARIRSQLRTHEQSEDAIFQLGPYTFKPSMKMLIREDETKVRLTEKETNILKFLHRSSEGVVARDVLLHEVWGYNAGVTTHTLETHIYRLRQKIEPDPSNARLLITESGGYRLMV from the coding sequence ATGGCCCAGCTCAAAAAGATATTGCTTGTAGATGACGACGACGACCTGCGCGAAGCGTTAAGTGAGCAGTTGATCATGACCGAAGACTTTGATGTCTTTGAGGCCGCAAATGGTGCCGAGGCAATGACCCGCGCCAAGGAAATGATCTATGATTTGCTGATCCTCGATGTGGGCCTGCCAGACACAGATGGCCGTGAGCTGTGCCGCCTGCTGCGCAAGCAAGGTATCAAAAGCCCGATCATGATGCTGACGGGCCATGATGGCGATGCCGACACAATTTTGGGTCTGGATGCTGGCGCAAATGATTATGTTTCCAAGCCGTTCAAATTCCCTGTTCTTTTGGCGCGCATTCGCAGCCAGCTTCGTACGCATGAACAATCCGAAGACGCGATTTTCCAGCTTGGGCCGTATACCTTCAAACCATCCATGAAGATGTTGATCCGCGAAGATGAAACCAAGGTTCGCCTCACCGAGAAAGAAACAAACATCCTCAAATTCCTGCACCGCTCATCCGAAGGGGTCGTTGCGCGGGATGTGCTGCTGCATGAGGTGTGGGGCTATAACGCCGGAGTAACCACGCACACGCTGGAAACGCATATTTACCGCTTGCGCCAGAAAATCGAACCCGACCCATCCAACGCGCGGTTGCTGATTACTGAATCCGGCGGCTATCGCTTGATGGTCTAA
- a CDS encoding aminotransferase class I/II-fold pyridoxal phosphate-dependent enzyme, producing the protein MNFPERFSNLPAHAWPRLRALLDVHEGGGPLIQMTIGEPKHVFPAWVTDVIVENAAGFNRYPPNDGSPTLKAAIAGWVNRRYGVPVDAETQVMALNGTREGLYNAVIALCPETKNGQKPAILMPNPFYQVYMIGAISGACDPVMVNATVETGHLPDFHAVDAATLDRTVAVYVCSPANPQGAVATRSYWENLIRLAEQHDFLIFADECYSEVYRNEPPVGALQVAYEMGVDLNRVAIFHSLSKRSNLPGLRSGFVASGAKSISEIKQLRNYSGAPLPLPLQEAAAAVWNDEDHVVENRALYAEKFDIADRIFGNVPGYVSPEAGFFLWLPVEDDEEAAVKLWRETGVKVLPGGYLAQDVPGVENPGKKYIRAALVAPKEETERGLQAIRDCLYAV; encoded by the coding sequence ATGAATTTTCCTGAGCGGTTTTCGAACCTTCCTGCTCATGCGTGGCCCCGTTTGCGTGCTCTTTTAGACGTGCACGAGGGGGGGGGTCCGCTGATCCAGATGACCATAGGCGAGCCGAAACATGTGTTTCCGGCTTGGGTAACCGACGTGATCGTCGAGAATGCGGCGGGGTTTAACCGCTATCCACCAAACGACGGCAGTCCGACCCTAAAGGCGGCAATCGCTGGCTGGGTTAATCGCCGCTACGGCGTTCCGGTAGATGCCGAAACGCAGGTTATGGCGCTGAACGGTACGCGTGAGGGTTTGTATAACGCGGTGATCGCGCTGTGCCCTGAAACCAAGAATGGCCAAAAGCCTGCGATCCTGATGCCGAACCCGTTTTATCAGGTCTATATGATCGGGGCGATTTCTGGCGCGTGTGACCCTGTGATGGTGAACGCCACCGTCGAGACGGGGCATTTGCCTGATTTCCATGCGGTTGATGCGGCCACGTTGGATCGCACTGTTGCGGTTTATGTTTGCTCTCCTGCAAACCCTCAAGGCGCAGTTGCAACGCGCAGCTATTGGGAAAACCTAATTCGTCTGGCTGAACAGCACGATTTCCTGATTTTCGCGGATGAGTGCTATTCAGAGGTTTATCGGAACGAGCCGCCAGTGGGTGCCTTGCAGGTCGCGTATGAAATGGGCGTTGATCTGAACCGTGTTGCGATTTTCCACAGCCTCAGCAAACGATCCAATCTTCCTGGTCTCAGATCGGGGTTTGTGGCTTCAGGGGCCAAGTCGATCAGCGAGATCAAGCAGCTGCGCAATTATTCTGGTGCGCCTCTGCCGCTTCCACTTCAGGAGGCTGCGGCAGCGGTCTGGAACGACGAAGATCACGTTGTAGAGAACCGCGCACTATACGCGGAAAAATTCGACATCGCAGATCGCATCTTTGGAAATGTTCCGGGCTATGTAAGCCCTGAGGCAGGTTTCTTTTTGTGGCTTCCTGTCGAAGATGATGAAGAAGCAGCCGTAAAGCTGTGGCGCGAAACAGGCGTAAAGGTTTTGCCCGGCGGCTACCTAGCGCAAGACGTTCCGGGCGTCGAAAACCCCGGCAAGAAATATATAAGAGCGGCCCTCGTGGCCCCAAAAGAAGAGACAGAGCGGGGGCTGCAAGCCATCCGTGACTGTCTTTATGCGGTTTAA
- a CDS encoding thioredoxin family protein has protein sequence MMDLNLSAAAPADDLIKDTTEANFMADVVEASQTTPIIVDFWAPWCGPCKTLGPQLEAAVTAAKGAVKMVKVNVDEAQMIAGQLQIQSIPTVYAFWQGQPIDGFQGAVPQSEMVEFIDRVIKASGGESATDTLNDAVEAAEEMLAEGQAEDAAQTFAAILGEDPQHAAAYGGAVRAHIALGDLDQAEGLLNGAPIEISTTPELEAAHAQLELARQAADAGPVAELTAAVEANPDDHQARFDLAQALYANGDAEAGVEQLLELFKRDREWNDGAAKAQLFTIFDALKPNDPVALNGRRKLSSMIFA, from the coding sequence ATGATGGATCTCAACCTTTCCGCAGCTGCCCCAGCCGATGACTTGATCAAGGACACAACCGAAGCCAATTTCATGGCCGATGTTGTCGAGGCGTCCCAGACGACCCCGATCATCGTGGATTTCTGGGCGCCTTGGTGCGGCCCATGCAAAACCCTTGGGCCTCAGCTTGAGGCGGCGGTCACCGCAGCCAAAGGCGCGGTGAAGATGGTGAAGGTCAACGTAGATGAAGCGCAGATGATCGCGGGTCAGCTGCAAATTCAATCTATCCCGACCGTCTATGCCTTTTGGCAAGGCCAGCCGATTGATGGCTTTCAGGGCGCTGTTCCCCAGTCGGAAATGGTTGAATTTATTGATCGCGTGATCAAGGCATCTGGCGGCGAATCCGCTACGGATACGCTGAATGACGCTGTCGAGGCCGCCGAAGAAATGTTGGCCGAGGGGCAGGCCGAAGATGCGGCGCAGACTTTTGCGGCGATCTTGGGCGAAGACCCACAGCACGCTGCTGCCTACGGTGGCGCGGTGCGCGCGCATATCGCTTTGGGTGATCTGGATCAGGCAGAGGGGCTGCTGAACGGTGCGCCGATCGAAATTTCCACAACACCCGAACTCGAAGCAGCCCACGCGCAGCTTGAACTTGCCCGCCAAGCTGCAGACGCGGGGCCGGTCGCTGAATTGACAGCCGCTGTTGAGGCGAACCCAGATGACCACCAAGCCCGATTTGATCTGGCTCAGGCGCTATATGCGAATGGCGATGCAGAGGCGGGTGTCGAGCAATTGTTAGAGCTGTTCAAACGGGACCGCGAATGGAATGATGGCGCGGCTAAGGCCCAGCTTTTCACCATCTTTGACGCGCTAAAACCAAATGACCCTGTCGCGCTCAACGGGCGGCGCAAGCTCAGCTCGATGATCTTCGCTTAA
- a CDS encoding amidase has translation MQVWLEMTAADLGRGIGAGEIDPVALCETYLSAIDAHPLRDKIYARVTADRARAEAKAAAARAQSGHRLSLLDGVPISWKDLYDTAGIVTEAGTKLLEGRVPEHDALVLQNATAAGLVCLGKVHMSELAFSGLGYNPSTNTPPCVNDADAVPGGSSSGSAASVAFGLAAASIGSDTGGSVRIPAAWNDLVGLKTTHGRLSLEGVVPLALKFDTVGPLCRSVEDAALLTAAMEGSKAPDLRGASLEGRRFAIMETVMMEDQRDAPKGAFLRAVEKLKEAGAVIETIKVPAAQQALDVSGQLMTSEAYGLWRDVIEAAPEKMYSEILRRFRLGTEYSGPDYVAAWAKLEAARVAYDQATARYDAVLAPTAPILPPNLERLNSDPEYYVTENLLALRNTRLGNLLGLCSLSLPTDTPSCGLMILAAPDQDSAVLRLGEAAAAALR, from the coding sequence ATGCAAGTTTGGTTGGAAATGACGGCGGCAGATCTGGGGCGGGGAATAGGCGCGGGTGAAATTGATCCGGTCGCCCTGTGTGAGACTTATCTGTCGGCAATCGATGCCCACCCGCTGCGGGACAAAATTTATGCGCGTGTTACGGCAGATCGTGCCCGCGCCGAGGCAAAGGCTGCAGCGGCCCGCGCGCAGTCTGGTCACCGATTGTCTTTGCTGGATGGCGTGCCGATCAGCTGGAAAGACCTGTACGATACGGCGGGGATTGTTACCGAAGCAGGCACCAAGCTGTTAGAGGGGCGCGTGCCAGAACATGACGCGCTGGTGTTGCAGAACGCTACCGCTGCCGGTTTGGTCTGCTTGGGTAAGGTTCACATGAGCGAATTGGCCTTTTCTGGTCTGGGCTATAACCCGTCAACAAATACACCACCCTGTGTGAATGACGCTGATGCGGTGCCAGGGGGGTCATCATCTGGATCAGCGGCGTCGGTTGCCTTTGGATTGGCTGCGGCCAGCATTGGATCAGACACGGGGGGATCCGTTCGCATTCCCGCTGCATGGAATGATCTGGTTGGGCTCAAAACAACGCATGGGCGGCTTAGCCTTGAAGGGGTTGTTCCGTTGGCGCTAAAATTCGACACGGTTGGCCCTTTGTGTCGCTCGGTCGAAGATGCGGCGCTGCTGACCGCTGCGATGGAAGGTAGTAAAGCGCCAGATTTGCGTGGCGCGTCACTAGAAGGGCGCCGCTTTGCCATTATGGAAACGGTCATGATGGAAGACCAGCGGGACGCGCCAAAAGGGGCATTCTTGCGGGCCGTCGAAAAGCTAAAAGAAGCCGGAGCGGTCATCGAAACCATCAAGGTGCCCGCGGCGCAGCAGGCTTTGGATGTTTCGGGCCAGCTCATGACATCCGAGGCCTATGGCCTGTGGCGTGACGTTATCGAAGCGGCTCCTGAAAAAATGTATTCGGAAATCTTGCGCCGTTTCCGATTGGGAACGGAATATTCGGGCCCTGATTATGTGGCTGCATGGGCCAAGCTGGAGGCGGCGCGGGTGGCTTATGATCAGGCAACGGCCCGCTATGACGCGGTACTGGCCCCAACGGCACCGATCCTGCCACCGAATTTGGAGCGGCTGAATTCAGACCCTGAATATTATGTGACGGAAAACCTGCTGGCGTTGCGCAATACGCGGCTGGGAAATCTGCTGGGTCTGTGCAGTTTAAGCCTACCAACAGACACGCCTAGCTGTGGTTTAATGATCCTTGCCGCACCTGATCAGGACAGTGCGGTACTGCGTTTGGGCGAGGCAGCTGCGGCGGCACTTCGTTAA
- a CDS encoding DNA translocase FtsK — MAFQTRGREPLLDSTTAEAIEKRGKELLGIGLVVLGVMAAMMIGSYTPDDPNWMLATDAPAQNWLGRMGASLAAPLFMIVGWGAWGLALVLLVWGLRFAFHRGQERAMGRVIFAPIALAFGSIYAATLTPGAEWVQTHNFGLGGLFGDTIMGVILTILPIGSTFAIKLMSLLMGAGILVFGAFVLGFTRAELSRFGRFLLVGTIMVYATLMNILGRSAAGAVGAAQGLQVKQAERREQRRAEYEQAAAYAAEQAQAEAQVQATAPVAARAPMIISSKRAPEPVVEDVMEYETQPEMTQEAKTGLLARMPGLIKRPDVMPEPELVEPQNDVVLEEAPDDERIKSKISDVIKNRVRTTNAVHVPATAPLTRGRGRGPDPLLLNTSRAEPPLTARAAPAPMPAEPPLTARAIPTAPAAPVYADAAPSESYDAVTESFEADEVNIFVEPAVVEEALPVEPTPAPVAAPVAAPQIPVAEPKRVVMPMTRKPVPQSKQAKAEAQPALSFDDSHPGFELPPLSLLESPEDSPRLHLSDEALEENARMLETVLDDYGVKGEIVAVRPGPVVTMYELEPAPGLKASRVIGLADDIARSMAALSARVSTVPGRSVIGIELPNENREKVVLREILSSRDFGDGNQNLPLALGKDIGGEPVVANLAKMPHLLIAGTTGSGKSVAINTMILSLLYKLSPEDCRMIMIDPKMLELSVYDGIPHLLSPVVTDPKKALVALKWTVGEMEDRYRKMSKMGVRNIEGYNGRVKEALEKGEMFSRTVQTGFDEDTGEPIFETEENAPEKLPYIVVIVDEMADLMMVAGKEIEACIQRLAQMARASGIHLIMATQRPSVDVITGTIKANFPTRISFQVTSKIDSRTILGEMGAEQLLGMGDMLYMAGGSKIVRCHGPFVSDEEVEEIVNHLKQFGEPDYVSGVVEGPAEGKEADIDTVLGLNTGGNTDGEDALYDTAVNIVTKDRKCSTSYIQRKLAIGYNKAARLVEQMEDEGLVSPANHVGKREILVPEHG, encoded by the coding sequence ATGGCATTTCAAACACGCGGGCGCGAGCCACTACTAGACAGCACAACAGCTGAAGCGATTGAAAAACGTGGCAAGGAATTGCTGGGCATCGGTTTGGTGGTGCTGGGTGTCATGGCTGCAATGATGATCGGCAGCTATACGCCAGATGATCCAAACTGGATGCTTGCCACGGATGCACCAGCGCAAAACTGGCTGGGGCGCATGGGCGCTTCTCTTGCCGCGCCGCTGTTTATGATTGTTGGTTGGGGGGCATGGGGCCTTGCTTTGGTTTTGCTGGTTTGGGGGCTTCGTTTTGCATTCCACCGCGGCCAAGAACGCGCCATGGGGCGTGTGATTTTTGCTCCGATCGCTTTGGCATTTGGGTCTATCTATGCGGCAACCCTGACACCGGGCGCCGAGTGGGTGCAAACGCATAATTTTGGTTTGGGTGGCCTGTTTGGTGACACGATCATGGGTGTAATCCTGACGATTTTGCCGATTGGGTCGACCTTTGCGATCAAATTGATGTCCCTTCTTATGGGGGCGGGTATCCTCGTGTTTGGCGCTTTTGTTTTGGGTTTCACCCGTGCGGAACTTTCCCGTTTTGGCCGCTTTTTGCTGGTCGGAACCATTATGGTTTACGCAACATTGATGAATATTCTGGGCCGCAGCGCTGCTGGTGCGGTGGGCGCTGCACAGGGCCTTCAGGTTAAACAAGCCGAACGTCGCGAACAGCGTCGTGCCGAATATGAACAGGCTGCAGCCTATGCTGCCGAGCAAGCCCAAGCCGAGGCACAGGTTCAAGCGACTGCACCTGTCGCTGCCCGCGCACCAATGATTATTTCCAGCAAACGGGCGCCTGAGCCGGTTGTCGAAGATGTCATGGAATACGAAACCCAACCAGAAATGACGCAGGAAGCCAAAACCGGTTTGCTTGCCCGCATGCCTGGCCTGATCAAACGGCCTGACGTTATGCCAGAACCGGAATTGGTAGAGCCGCAAAACGATGTCGTTTTGGAAGAAGCGCCTGATGACGAACGGATCAAATCAAAGATTTCAGACGTTATCAAAAACAGAGTTCGGACAACGAACGCTGTTCATGTTCCTGCAACGGCGCCTTTGACCCGTGGCCGCGGCCGTGGTCCTGACCCGCTTTTGTTGAACACCTCACGCGCTGAACCACCGCTAACTGCGCGTGCTGCTCCTGCGCCTATGCCAGCCGAGCCTCCGTTGACCGCGCGTGCGATCCCAACGGCGCCTGCTGCCCCAGTTTATGCCGATGCCGCACCCAGTGAGAGCTATGATGCGGTTACAGAAAGCTTTGAAGCGGATGAAGTGAACATCTTTGTTGAACCTGCGGTCGTCGAAGAGGCTCTTCCTGTTGAACCGACACCTGCTCCGGTAGCAGCGCCCGTGGCGGCCCCTCAAATTCCTGTGGCAGAGCCAAAGCGTGTTGTCATGCCCATGACGCGTAAACCTGTGCCACAAAGCAAACAGGCCAAGGCCGAAGCGCAACCCGCATTGTCTTTCGACGACAGCCATCCGGGTTTCGAACTGCCGCCACTAAGCCTTTTGGAATCGCCCGAAGATAGCCCGCGGTTGCACCTGAGCGATGAAGCATTGGAAGAAAACGCCCGCATGCTGGAGACTGTTCTGGATGATTATGGCGTAAAAGGTGAGATCGTCGCCGTTCGTCCTGGTCCGGTTGTTACCATGTATGAATTAGAGCCAGCCCCTGGTTTGAAAGCCAGCCGTGTGATCGGTTTGGCCGATGATATCGCACGCTCAATGGCAGCGCTGTCTGCGCGTGTATCCACCGTGCCGGGGCGCTCGGTCATCGGGATCGAACTGCCGAATGAAAACCGTGAAAAAGTTGTGCTGCGCGAAATTCTTAGCAGCCGTGATTTTGGCGACGGGAACCAGAACCTACCGCTCGCGTTGGGTAAAGACATTGGTGGCGAGCCCGTTGTGGCCAACCTTGCCAAGATGCCTCACCTGTTGATTGCGGGTACGACTGGTTCCGGTAAATCTGTGGCGATTAACACGATGATCCTGTCTTTGCTGTACAAGCTCAGCCCAGAAGATTGCCGCATGATTATGATCGACCCCAAGATGCTGGAACTCAGCGTCTATGACGGCATCCCACATCTTCTTTCCCCCGTTGTGACAGACCCGAAAAAAGCGCTGGTTGCGTTGAAATGGACTGTTGGCGAGATGGAAGACCGCTATCGCAAAATGTCCAAGATGGGCGTGCGCAACATCGAGGGTTATAATGGCCGCGTGAAAGAAGCCTTGGAAAAAGGCGAGATGTTTAGCCGTACGGTTCAGACTGGGTTTGACGAAGACACGGGCGAGCCGATTTTCGAGACGGAAGAGAACGCACCGGAAAAGCTACCCTACATCGTTGTGATCGTCGATGAAATGGCGGACCTGATGATGGTTGCAGGTAAGGAAATCGAAGCCTGCATTCAGCGTCTGGCACAAATGGCGCGTGCGTCTGGTATTCACCTGATCATGGCAACACAGCGTCCGTCTGTTGATGTTATCACCGGTACGATCAAAGCGAACTTCCCCACACGGATTTCGTTCCAAGTTACCAGCAAGATCGACAGCCGCACCATTTTGGGTGAGATGGGCGCCGAACAGCTGCTGGGTATGGGTGACATGTTGTACATGGCAGGTGGTTCGAAAATCGTACGTTGCCACGGCCCGTTTGTAAGCGATGAAGAGGTTGAAGAGATCGTCAACCACCTCAAGCAATTCGGCGAGCCTGATTATGTTTCTGGCGTGGTCGAAGGGCCAGCGGAAGGCAAAGAAGCGGACATCGATACGGTTCTTGGTCTGAACACTGGTGGCAACACTGATGGTGAAGACGCCTTGTACGATACGGCGGTAAACATCGTTACCAAAGATCGCAAATGCTCGACCTCATATATCCAGCGCAAACTGGCGATCGGCTATAACAAGGCCGCGCGATTGGTCGAGCAGATGGAAGACGAAGGTCTCGTCTCTCCGGCCAACCACGTTGGTAAGCGTGAAATTCTTGTGCCCGAGCACGGCTGA
- a CDS encoding LON peptidase substrate-binding domain-containing protein, producing the protein MTNAADLPDTLSIFPLEGALLLPRSRLPLNIFEPRYLQMVEDALKTGTRLIGMVQPNVVPGRDGPGLQTIGCVGRISQFSETEDGRYMITLTGVSRFRVLKEVESFAPYRRCDVSWEGFDLDLEGAEVDDAFDRANFLEALSRYFDERGLSADWETLKDAEDELLINSLSMMLDFDEEDKQALLEAPSLSTRRETLVTLIEFALRGGSDGELLQ; encoded by the coding sequence ATGACCAATGCTGCTGATCTACCAGACACGCTATCGATTTTCCCGCTAGAGGGGGCGCTGCTATTGCCGCGCTCTCGTCTTCCATTAAACATCTTTGAACCCCGCTATCTTCAGATGGTTGAAGATGCGTTGAAGACAGGGACACGGTTGATCGGCATGGTTCAGCCCAATGTGGTTCCAGGGCGTGACGGGCCGGGGTTGCAAACAATCGGCTGCGTCGGTCGGATCAGCCAGTTTTCAGAAACCGAAGACGGCCGCTATATGATCACCCTTACAGGTGTCTCACGGTTCCGCGTGTTAAAAGAGGTAGAGAGTTTTGCCCCCTACCGTCGCTGCGATGTGTCTTGGGAGGGTTTCGACCTTGATCTGGAAGGTGCGGAAGTTGACGATGCTTTTGATCGGGCAAATTTCCTTGAGGCTTTGTCGCGCTATTTTGACGAACGCGGCCTTTCTGCGGATTGGGAAACACTGAAAGACGCTGAAGATGAGCTGCTGATCAATTCGTTGTCGATGATGTTGGATTTCGACGAAGAGGATAAACAAGCGTTGCTTGAGGCGCCTTCGCTCAGCACGCGGCGTGAAACGCTTGTCACTTTGATAGAATTTGCCCTGCGCGGCGGATCAGACGGAGAGTTGTTGCAATGA
- a CDS encoding Trm112 family protein, translated as MIETVIEFDRRMLEALICPRSHETLRYDAEAQELVSKSAGLAYPIRNGIPVMLIDEARVLD; from the coding sequence ATGATAGAAACAGTTATTGAATTTGATCGCCGGATGCTGGAGGCGCTGATTTGCCCTCGCAGCCATGAAACCCTTAGATATGACGCCGAAGCGCAGGAGCTGGTGTCAAAATCCGCAGGGCTTGCCTATCCGATCCGCAATGGCATCCCCGTTATGCTGATCGATGAGGCGCGGGTCCTAGATTGA
- a CDS encoding exodeoxyribonuclease III, with product MSFTLATWNINSVRLREPIVCKLLEEEGPDVLCLQECKSPVDKIPMEAFSALGYSHMVAEGQKGYNGVAILSKLPLEPAGAHDFAQLGHARHVAAKLPNGVTVHNFYVPAGGDVADREVNEKFGQKMDYLAEMRDFFHAESPKKSILVGDLNIAPREDDVWDHKKLLKVVSHTPVEVEALAQTQDAGKWIDITRQDIPDGLLYSWWSYRAKDWDAADKGRRLDHVWSTPDISTSAHSSRVLRPARGWEKPSDHAPVFATFDV from the coding sequence ATGTCCTTTACCCTTGCCACTTGGAACATCAATTCAGTTCGTTTGCGCGAACCCATTGTGTGCAAACTATTGGAGGAAGAAGGGCCGGATGTTCTGTGCCTGCAAGAATGCAAAAGCCCTGTTGATAAGATCCCGATGGAGGCTTTTAGCGCGCTGGGATACAGCCATATGGTTGCCGAAGGGCAAAAGGGCTATAATGGCGTTGCGATCCTGTCCAAGCTGCCGCTTGAGCCAGCGGGCGCACATGATTTTGCTCAACTAGGCCATGCGCGCCATGTTGCGGCAAAGCTGCCGAATGGCGTGACGGTTCACAATTTCTACGTCCCAGCAGGGGGCGATGTTGCGGATCGGGAGGTGAATGAAAAGTTCGGCCAGAAGATGGATTACCTCGCCGAGATGCGCGATTTTTTCCACGCGGAATCGCCAAAGAAATCCATCCTTGTGGGCGATCTGAACATTGCCCCCCGCGAGGATGATGTCTGGGATCATAAAAAGCTGCTCAAAGTTGTGAGCCACACCCCTGTTGAGGTTGAGGCGCTGGCCCAAACACAAGACGCAGGTAAATGGATTGATATCACGCGTCAGGACATTCCGGATGGGCTTCTTTACAGCTGGTGGAGCTACCGCGCCAAAGATTGGGATGCCGCTGACAAAGGTCGCAGATTGGATCATGTGTGGTCCACGCCGGATATTTCCACATCCGCCCACAGCAGCCGTGTTTTGCGCCCAGCACGGGGTTGGGAAAAACCATCCGACCACGCGCCAGTTTTTGCAACTTTTGATGTTTGA